In Natronococcus sp. AD-5, the genomic window CGGGAACGATGAACTTCCCGTGGGCGCTCGATGACAGCACTCCGCCCTGGGGACCGGAAGTGCGGGCAGATAGCCGTCTCGAACGCTTCATGCGTAACGCACTCGATGACATGACCTGATCAGCACACAGACACTTGCTGGTAACCGCGAGGTCGCGCTCGAGTCACAGTCCCGTTTCACGAGTGAACGGACGACCGGTATAATAAGAACTCCTTTATTTCAGTTCTATAAACATGATCGGTGATGACACTGAACCGACGGACTCTCCTCGAGCTCACCGGCGCGATGGCAGCCGCGTCGGTCGGCACCACCGCGGGCTGTCTCGAGACGGTCGGCCTCGAGAACGACGGCGACTCCGAGGACGACGGCGAGGTGCCGGCGTACGCGGACTGGCTCCGCGTGGACGAGAACGGCAGGGTCGGCTTCGTTTACGTCGACTGGGAAGCGCTCGAGGCGCTGGACGATTCGGGACCGAATCCGGAAGCGAACGAAGAGTCCGAGGAGTGGCAGGACCACGAGGACGCGATGGTCGCCTATCCCATGCTCGGCGCGGTCATCGGCGTCATAACCGCCAGCCTCGGACTCTGGGGAACCGGACTGGAGGGAGTCGTTCAGCCGAGTACCGACGAGGACGCGGACGAGTCCACCGGTGCCGACTTCGAGACGAACGTCGAGGAGTTCATCATAGTGAACGAGGCGATCGTCCTCGCCGGCGAGATCGACGCCGAGGAGGTCGACGCCGAACTGACGACCGCGCCCGACGACGCGTTCTCCATGAAGAGCGAGTACGAACGAACCGGCGAGATCGGTGCCTTCGACCGGTACGAGCGGGTCGAAGACGACGCGATGGGTCCCGCCGTCCTCGCCGTCAACGAGGAGGCGATCGTCTTTGCGGTCGGCGACGATGACGACACCGACGCCGCTGAAGTCGTCCGCGGACCGATCGAGGCCCGCGAGGGCGAGACCGCAGCCGACGAGAACTCCGACGTCGAGTGGCTCCTCGAGGAGGCGGGCCACGGTCAGCTCGTTCTGGGCGGGTATGGCGAGGACCTCGACGAGCCGGTCGACGACGAGCCGGCCGATGAGCCGGTCGATAACGAGACAGCCGACGACGAGGCGTCCGTGAGCGATGCGGAATTCGCCGAACTCGAGGGCCTGATCGGGATCTGCAGCTCGCTCGAACTCGAGGCGGACGGCGCCACCGGGGCCTTCGCCGCGATCGACGACGACCTCCCCGACGAAGACGAACTCGAGGACGTGCTCGGCACGTCGGCCGCCGAGGCGACGCTCGAGGTCGACGACGACCGCGTGACCGCGTCGGCGACCTGGGAAGAGGACGTCACCGACCAACAAGTCTGACGGACGGATCCTCACACACCGTTCTCGTCTCCGTTCCGATCTGATCCCGGACCGAGTCGGCACTTCGTTCCTCGCAGTGAGTATCCGAAACAGGCATCCCGCTCGTAAGAGGGGAGTCGACGACGAACGGGAATCCGGATTATTGGGCCTCTTTACGCGAGTCGATAGACGAATCGGTCCCGTCACGACGATACCGATCGATTCCCCAGACGAGCGCCGCGAGACCGCCGGCGACGAGCGCCGGCCAGCGATCGCTACTTAGGAAGAGCCCGCCCGCCGGCAGTCGGCGCTCCGTGAACGGCCAGAACACGGCGTAGGTCCGTCCGGTCGGAGTCATGAGCGCGAGGTCCAGGGCGTGGTGCGAGGCGGCGCCGATCGCGACCAGCGCGAGCGCGTGCCACCGATACTCGGGGGCGACCAGCAGCGATCCGAGCAGCACGACGAGGATCGTGCCGCCGAGCGTGTGTAGCGGCGACCAGGAGAACGGAATCCCGAGCAGCGACTGGACGACCCAGTCCGAAACGAACAGATCGGCCTTCGCGAAGTCCGGCGAGAGCGCACCGATCATGACCAGCGTGACGTGGGCCGGACGCACCCACTCGTATCGGAACGAGAGTCCCATCCCGATCACGTAGCCGATGAGGACGTGAGTGAGGACGTCAGGCACGGCGCTCACCCCCGCTCGAGCGGCTGCGACCGTCCTGCGTCACGGAAGCGGGTTCATCGCGCGCTCGTGCGTTGGCAGCCCGATCCGCGTCGGACCGTTCACGATCGGTGCTCTCGGCCTCGTCGCGCGAACGCGCTCGGTCGCGCGGAACGAACGCGAACCGCTCGAAGTCGAAGCGCCATCCCCGGACGAACCGGCCGGCGACCCAGAGCCCGCCGAGCAGCGAAACGAGGACCATGTACCGCGTCTCGGACGGCTGCTGGATCGTCGCGCGCTCGACGACGAGCGTCGACTCGTCCTCGAGCGTCCCGTAGGCGGTCACGTGGTCGCCGGTCTCGAGCGGCTCGTCCGAATTCTGGACGTGTGCGTCGGCGTCGACGAGGGTGAACTGACCGTCGCCGCTCGCCCACGTCGCGAGCACGACGGGATCGGTGTCGACGACGAAGCCGCCGAGGGCCACGCGTTCGCCGACGTACGCCTCGCGGTCGGACGTGACGTCGACCTCGTTCGGCACGTCGCTCTCCAGCGGAGTGACGGGTGACGCGCCCGTCCAGACCATGAGCCCGAGCAGGGCTGCGAGGAGGACGCCAGCCGCGACGGTGCGACCGAACTGGCCGAACGGTTCCTGCGTCATCCTCTCGAGGGAGGGCGAACGTCATCAAAGGTTTTCTGTTTCGGTGGATCGACGCCTCGTCGGCGTGGTGGCCGTGGATCTCTCCGTCGATCCTCGATGTCTCAATTTACCGCTTTTGATGCCCGAAAACTAAGCCGCGGTGCGTCTCTAGTGCCACGTATGAGCGCTGCTACCGATACCGACGAGAGTACACAGGTCGCAATCGCCTGTCAGGGAGGCGGCAGCCACACCGCTTTCACCGCGGGTGTGCTCAAACACCTCCTCTCCGAGCACGAGCGGCAGTCGTACGAACTCGTCGCGCTGAGCGGGACGTCGGGCGGTGCCGTCTGCGCGACTGCCGCCTGGTACGGCCTTCTCGCCGGAGGGACGGACCGTGCCGTCGAAACGATCGAGGGTATCTGGCGGGACTTTGCCGCCCACTCTCCGCTCGACAAACTAACGAATACGTGGACCGTCAGGATGGTACAGTTTGCTGCACGCGGAGGTCCGATGCTAACGGTCAGTCCCTACGATCTGCCGTTCACCTCGAGCGGACGCGACCGATTTCTCAGCACGCTCGAGGCCCACATCGACTTCGATCGGGTCCCCGAACTCGCCGCCGACGCTCCCGTGGACCTCATCGTCGGAGCAGCCGACGTAACCGAGGGCGAATTCGACACCTTCCACAACGAGGCGGTCACGGCGGAAGCCGTTCTCGCTTCGGCGGCGATTCCGACGCTGTTCGAAGCCGTCGAGATCGACAACCGCTGGTACTGGGACGGCTTATTCTCGCAGAACCCCCCGATCCGCGATTTTCTGACGATGCCCCGGGACGTCGAAGAGAAACCCGACGAGATCTGGATCGTCCAGATCAACCCGAAACACCGCGAGGAAGTCCCCGAGTCGATCGAAGACATCGGCGACCGGCGCAACGAACTCGCCGGCAATCTCTCGCTGTACCAGGAGATCTACTTCATCAGGCAGATCAACGACCTCGTCGAGCGGGGCGACCTTCCAGAGGAGTACAAGCCGATCGACGTCAAGTTTATCGAACTCGGCGGCGAGCTGTCAGCGCCGTCGAAACTCGACCGAGATCCGGCGTTCGTGAAGCAGTTGATGCAGCGGGGTGAGCGCCGCGCCGAACGGTTTCTCGACGCGCGGTCGTGAATCTCCTCGAGGGCACGCGGTTCGAGCGCGCATCACTCGCTCGTCATCGAACGAAACGCCGGAAGGCACTCGTCCTAGTCGCGAGTTATCATCCGTCTAGAGCGAACACATCGCACCTCAGTACACTCGCGTGAGGGGTAATGGCTGACGACGTCGATCCGAGTACAGTCGCGGACGCAACGGCCTCGTTCCTCGAGGACCGTGCCGACGGCGATCGGGTGCTGGAACGCGTACTCGAGGTCGATGACGAATTAGAGCGCTGGACGTTCGACGACCACGAGGCGGATTCGGGGATCTTCGGCGAGGTCGCCTCGCGGGGGATCGTCGAGAAGGTCGACGGCGAATACCAGGTTGCGGACGTCGGCGCGGTCAAGGTCGTGCTCGATGGTGTGGAGGTGAGCGTGGATTCACCCGTCGACTGTCCGCCTCACGATCAGATACTCTGCTCGCGGCGCAACAGCGCGACCAGAAACTCCGCGTGACACCACGCCAACGGCTCCGCGAAGGAAATGACCTCCCGCTCCTCGAGCGCGGCCGCCATCTCGTCGTAGGCCTGCTGCATGTGTCCGAGTTCCTCGACGATGCGATCCTGCGGGACGTCGCGGAGGACGTCGTCGTCGAACTCCTTCTCGTAGTCGAGTCCGGTATCCC contains:
- a CDS encoding metal-dependent hydrolase, which translates into the protein MSAVPDVLTHVLIGYVIGMGLSFRYEWVRPAHVTLVMIGALSPDFAKADLFVSDWVVQSLLGIPFSWSPLHTLGGTILVVLLGSLLVAPEYRWHALALVAIGAASHHALDLALMTPTGRTYAVFWPFTERRLPAGGLFLSSDRWPALVAGGLAALVWGIDRYRRDGTDSSIDSRKEAQ
- a CDS encoding patatin-like phospholipase family protein, coding for MSAATDTDESTQVAIACQGGGSHTAFTAGVLKHLLSEHERQSYELVALSGTSGGAVCATAAWYGLLAGGTDRAVETIEGIWRDFAAHSPLDKLTNTWTVRMVQFAARGGPMLTVSPYDLPFTSSGRDRFLSTLEAHIDFDRVPELAADAPVDLIVGAADVTEGEFDTFHNEAVTAEAVLASAAIPTLFEAVEIDNRWYWDGLFSQNPPIRDFLTMPRDVEEKPDEIWIVQINPKHREEVPESIEDIGDRRNELAGNLSLYQEIYFIRQINDLVERGDLPEEYKPIDVKFIELGGELSAPSKLDRDPAFVKQLMQRGERRAERFLDARS